The Chryseobacterium geocarposphaerae genome window below encodes:
- a CDS encoding K(+)-transporting ATPase subunit C has product MKQNILPAIRLTLLCAVFFSGIYTLFIFGIAQAAPNNGKGEVIEYNGKKYYANIGQKFDRDEYFWSRPSAVDYNAAGAGGSNKGPSNPDYLKTVQERIDNFMKHNPEIKKSEIPSDLVTASGGGLDPNISVQAAKVQVKRISKIRKINENKIQELIASNTEKPLLGLFGTEKINVLKLNIALDGLK; this is encoded by the coding sequence ATGAAACAAAATATATTACCAGCCATCAGGTTAACACTTTTATGCGCTGTGTTTTTTTCAGGAATCTATACACTTTTCATTTTTGGAATCGCTCAGGCCGCACCTAATAACGGAAAAGGAGAAGTTATAGAATATAATGGCAAAAAGTATTATGCCAACATAGGTCAGAAATTTGATAGAGATGAATACTTCTGGTCACGCCCTTCAGCAGTAGATTATAACGCAGCAGGAGCGGGAGGAAGTAATAAGGGTCCGTCTAATCCTGATTATCTTAAAACGGTTCAGGAAAGAATTGATAATTTTATGAAGCATAATCCTGAGATTAAAAAATCAGAAATTCCCTCAGATCTTGTGACAGCAAGTGGAGGGGGATTAGATCCAAATATTTCTGTACAGGCCGCAAAAGTTCAGGTAAAAAGAATTTCTAAAATCAGAAAGATCAATGAAAATAAAATTCAGGAATTAATAGCATCCAATACAGAAAAACCGCTTCTCGGATTATTCGGGACTGAAAAAATCAATGTCTTAAAACTCAATATCGCATTAGACGGTTTGAAATAA